A window from Desulfovibrio subterraneus encodes these proteins:
- the thiD gene encoding bifunctional hydroxymethylpyrimidine kinase/phosphomethylpyrimidine kinase: MKTPPCVLTIAGSDSGGGAGIQADIKAMTVLGGFGMSVITALTAQNGLGVTGIHAPEPEFVALQLSTVLEGFPVAAAKTGMLFSAPIIEAVADCLAAKNFPLVVDPVSVSQSGHALLKPDAVEALKRRILPIADLLTPNRPEAEMLAGMKIDTEEDVAEAIRRILDMGPKAVLLKGGHFEGGSTLVDWLGEPGKAPRALPQSRVDTVNNHGTGCTLSAAIATWLAHGCVMEEAVVRAQQYLHLCLEKSYTPGKGAGPVNHAAPYMG; encoded by the coding sequence ATGAAAACTCCGCCCTGTGTCCTGACCATTGCAGGTTCCGATTCCGGCGGTGGAGCAGGTATTCAGGCTGACATTAAGGCAATGACTGTGCTCGGCGGCTTTGGCATGAGTGTCATCACCGCCCTTACAGCGCAGAACGGGCTTGGCGTTACCGGCATACATGCACCGGAGCCCGAATTTGTGGCCTTGCAGCTTTCCACTGTGCTGGAAGGGTTTCCCGTTGCGGCTGCCAAGACCGGCATGCTGTTTTCGGCTCCCATCATAGAAGCCGTGGCAGACTGCCTTGCAGCCAAGAATTTTCCGCTGGTGGTGGACCCCGTATCCGTGAGCCAGAGCGGGCATGCCCTGCTCAAGCCCGATGCGGTGGAAGCACTGAAACGGCGCATTCTGCCCATTGCGGACCTGCTTACGCCCAACCGCCCCGAGGCCGAAATGCTTGCGGGTATGAAAATTGATACAGAAGAGGATGTGGCAGAAGCCATCCGCCGTATTCTGGATATGGGGCCGAAGGCTGTTCTGCTCAAGGGCGGGCATTTCGAAGGCGGCTCCACGTTGGTGGACTGGCTGGGCGAACCCGGCAAGGCCCCGCGTGCGCTGCCTCAGTCGAGGGTGGACACCGTGAACAATCACGGGACCGGCTGCACGCTGTCAGCTGCCATTGCCACATGGCTTGCACACGGATGCGTCATGGAAGAAGCTGTGGTGCGTGCACAGCAATATCTGCATCTGTGTCTGGAAAAGAGCTATACTCCCGGCAAGGGAGCAGGGCCGGTAAACCATGCTGCGCCGTATATGGGGTAG
- the proB gene encoding glutamate 5-kinase — MDWKQEREQVLNSAKRVVVKVGSAVLTTGLGVDINIVRSLAGQLAQLHDRGTDVVLVSSGAVATGRNVLRSCCEIKGMPDKQAASAIGQSRLMHFYNEAFEEHGKLSAQILLTRDDLKSRHRFLNARNTFASLLQWRAIPIVNENDTVSVRELEFGDNDSLASLLINVVEADLYVNLTSASGVYADNPDKVANPRPLEVIEDLHDLDLDVMCGGKTSVGTGGMYSKLLAARRAAQLGVPTLILSGREPEAIVRAFSGEMLGTWICPEAKAVSRRKFWMAYNGDPSGVLVVDDGAVKALAERGKSLLPAGIVRVEGNFQRGALVRVSTGDGVIIGVGLCNYTAADLRKVLGMKSADLKDVLGDNQYPEAIHRDNLLMDVVV; from the coding sequence ATGGATTGGAAACAGGAGCGCGAACAGGTTCTCAACAGCGCGAAACGGGTGGTTGTAAAGGTGGGCAGTGCTGTGCTCACCACCGGCCTTGGCGTGGATATCAACATCGTGCGCAGTCTTGCGGGGCAGCTTGCCCAGCTGCATGACAGAGGCACTGACGTTGTGCTTGTTTCTTCCGGTGCCGTGGCAACGGGCAGAAACGTGCTGCGTTCCTGCTGCGAGATCAAGGGCATGCCCGACAAGCAGGCTGCTTCCGCCATCGGCCAGAGTCGCCTCATGCATTTCTATAATGAGGCGTTTGAAGAGCACGGCAAGCTTTCTGCACAGATTCTGCTTACCCGAGACGATCTCAAGAGCCGACACAGATTCCTCAACGCCCGCAACACCTTTGCCTCGCTGCTGCAATGGCGGGCCATCCCCATTGTCAACGAAAACGACACCGTCTCCGTGCGGGAGCTCGAATTCGGCGACAACGACAGCCTTGCCTCGCTGCTGATCAACGTGGTGGAGGCAGATCTCTACGTCAACCTGACTTCAGCTTCCGGCGTGTATGCGGACAACCCCGACAAGGTGGCCAATCCGCGTCCGCTTGAGGTTATCGAAGACCTGCACGATCTGGATCTTGATGTCATGTGCGGCGGCAAAACCTCTGTAGGCACCGGCGGCATGTATTCCAAATTGCTGGCCGCCCGTCGTGCCGCGCAGCTCGGGGTGCCCACCCTCATTCTTTCCGGCCGTGAACCTGAGGCCATTGTCCGCGCCTTTTCCGGTGAAATGCTGGGGACATGGATATGCCCCGAAGCCAAGGCCGTTTCACGGCGCAAATTCTGGATGGCCTACAACGGCGATCCTTCCGGCGTGCTGGTGGTGGACGACGGTGCCGTCAAGGCGCTTGCCGAGCGCGGCAAGAGCCTGCTGCCTGCCGGTATCGTGCGGGTGGAAGGCAACTTCCAGCGCGGCGCACTTGTGCGGGTGAGCACGGGGGATGGTGTGATCATCGGCGTGGGGTTGTGCAACTACACGGCGGCAGACCTGCGCAAGGTGCTCGGCATGAAGAGTGCCGACCTGAAGGACGTTCTTGGTGACAACCAGTATCCCGAGGCCATACACAGAGACAACCTGCTCATGGATGTGGTGGTCTAG
- the obgE gene encoding GTPase ObgE produces MRFVDEATITVRAGKGGNGCLSFRREKFIPRGGPDGGDGGAGGNVFLRGSTKLLSLYDFRLKRNYGAENGRPGQGSQMFGRKGDDLIIDLPVGTLVFEVDEDGHETMIADLSEPDVSILIAQGGRGGHGNEFFKSSTMRVPRFAQPGEEGEYKRLRLELKILADAGLLGLPNAGKSTFISKVSAARPKIANYPFTTITPNLGVMIHEVDNDKRLVIADIPGLIEGAHEGQGLGIRFLKHVERTRFLVHILSAEDINIENPWAGFDLINEELVKFDSVLGERLQLQVINKIDLVDEEFVEALKKKAAEDGRKMYFMSALHGEGVEEIVEEMWRIQETVERHAPINSARDWVEEVDDEEEVEVIWTRE; encoded by the coding sequence ATGCGTTTTGTAGATGAAGCCACCATTACCGTGCGCGCCGGCAAGGGCGGCAACGGCTGTCTGTCTTTCCGGAGAGAAAAGTTCATTCCCCGCGGCGGTCCCGACGGCGGTGACGGCGGCGCGGGCGGCAACGTCTTTCTGCGCGGTTCCACCAAGCTGCTTTCGCTGTACGACTTCCGTCTCAAGCGCAACTACGGTGCAGAGAACGGGCGTCCCGGTCAGGGGAGCCAGATGTTCGGCCGCAAGGGCGATGATCTGATCATCGATCTGCCTGTGGGTACCCTTGTGTTCGAGGTTGACGAAGACGGTCACGAAACCATGATTGCCGACCTTTCCGAACCTGACGTGAGCATTCTTATTGCTCAGGGCGGACGTGGCGGACACGGTAACGAATTTTTCAAGTCTTCCACCATGCGTGTTCCCCGCTTTGCCCAGCCCGGCGAAGAGGGCGAATACAAGCGCTTGCGCCTTGAACTGAAGATTCTTGCAGACGCAGGTCTGCTCGGTCTGCCCAACGCGGGCAAGTCCACCTTTATTTCCAAGGTTTCCGCAGCCCGTCCCAAGATCGCCAACTATCCGTTTACCACCATCACCCCCAATCTCGGCGTGATGATTCATGAAGTGGATAACGACAAGCGTCTCGTCATTGCGGATATTCCCGGCCTCATCGAAGGGGCGCATGAAGGGCAGGGGCTTGGCATCCGCTTCCTCAAGCATGTCGAGCGCACCCGTTTTCTCGTGCATATTCTCAGTGCGGAAGACATCAATATCGAGAACCCGTGGGCCGGTTTCGACCTCATTAACGAAGAGTTGGTGAAGTTCGATTCCGTTCTGGGTGAGCGTCTTCAGTTGCAGGTTATCAACAAGATAGACCTTGTGGACGAAGAATTTGTCGAAGCTCTGAAGAAGAAAGCAGCCGAAGACGGCCGCAAGATGTATTTCATGTCTGCCCTGCATGGCGAGGGTGTCGAAGAAATCGTCGAAGAGATGTGGCGTATTCAGGAAACTGTAGAGCGCCATGCCCCGATCAATTCTGCCCGCGACTGGGTGGAAGAAGTGGACGACGAGGAAGAAGTGGAAGTGATCTGGACCCGCGAATAG
- the rpmA gene encoding 50S ribosomal protein L27: MAHKKAGGSSRNGRDSQGQRRGIKRFGGQIVLAGNILVRQVGTKVHPGENVGIGRDFTLFAKVDGVVKYEKYTRKRKVKTRVSIVPAVAE; the protein is encoded by the coding sequence ATGGCACATAAAAAAGCTGGTGGTAGTTCCAGAAACGGACGCGATTCCCAGGGACAACGACGCGGCATTAAGCGTTTTGGCGGTCAGATCGTTCTGGCCGGCAACATTCTTGTTCGTCAGGTCGGCACCAAGGTGCATCCCGGCGAGAACGTCGGCATCGGCAGAGACTTCACCCTCTTCGCCAAGGTCGACGGCGTGGTTAAGTACGAAAAGTACACCCGCAAGAGAAAGGTAAAGACCCGCGTGAGCATCGTTCCCGCAGTGGCTGAGTAA
- the rplU gene encoding 50S ribosomal protein L21, whose product MYAIVETGGKQFRVEEGGKIFVEKLAAEAGSEVVLDKVLMVGGDKFAVGAPYVASAKVTAEVLEHGRGEKIIVFKKRRRQDSRKKQGHRQEFTALKIKGIQA is encoded by the coding sequence ATGTACGCGATCGTCGAAACGGGCGGCAAGCAGTTCCGTGTTGAAGAAGGTGGCAAGATTTTTGTAGAAAAGCTTGCAGCTGAAGCCGGCAGCGAAGTCGTTCTCGATAAGGTTCTTATGGTTGGCGGCGACAAGTTCGCTGTAGGCGCGCCCTATGTGGCTTCCGCCAAGGTTACCGCTGAAGTTCTGGAGCATGGCCGCGGCGAGAAGATCATTGTCTTCAAGAAGCGCCGTCGTCAGGATTCCCGCAAGAAGCAGGGGCACCGTCAGGAATTCACTGCTCTCAAGATCAAGGGCATCCAGGCCTAG